The following proteins are co-located in the Vigna angularis cultivar LongXiaoDou No.4 chromosome 2, ASM1680809v1, whole genome shotgun sequence genome:
- the LOC128195341 gene encoding receptor-like protein EIX1, with the protein MKYLDLSGIDLHEATDCLLPMPPSISDLYMRDCQLTNISPSLKYVNLTSVVILDLSLNNFNFELPHWLFNLNRDLSHLDLENNRLYGEIPSSLFNYQNLEYLDLSVNMFFGFLPLTLGNLTYLVSLNMGYNSFSGTISEMHFSILQNLQELYLSKTRFTFHFNPEWIPPFQLKSVYLDYTNQGPQFPPWIYIFKSYFLVYPCRAQNCHLQLIEVQTLNLSYNHLTGTILKTIGRMKKLESLDLSNNKLFGEIQENMANLSFLSYFNLSFNNFSGQIPIGTQLQSFSVSSYDGNPEMKTKHY; encoded by the exons ATGAAATATCTTGACCTTAGTGGAATTGATCTTCACGAAGCAACCGACTGCCTTTTGCCTATGCCTCCTTCAATATCAGACCTATACATGAGGGATTGTCAACTAACCAACATAAGTCCATCTTTAAAGTATGTGAATCTTACTTCAGTTGTCATTCTTGATCTttctttaaacaattttaacttTGAATTGCCACATTGGTTGTTTAATCTCAATCGTGATCTGTCTCATCTTGATCTTGAAAACAATAGATTATATGGTGAAATACCTTCAAGTTTGTTCAATTACCAAAATTTGGAATACCTTGATCTATCGGTTAACATGTTTTTTGGTTTCCTTCCTTTGACTTTGGGAAATCTCACATATTTAGTTTCCCTCAACATGGGCTATAATTCCTTTTCTGGTACAATATCTGAGATGCATTTTTCCATACTCCAAAATTTACAAGAGTTGTACTTGAGCAAGACAAGGTTTACATTTCATTTCAATCCTGAATGGATTCCTCCGTTTCAACTTAAAAGTGTTTATTTGGATTATACAAATCAAGGTCCTCAATTTCCACCATggatatatatattcaaaagttACTTTCTAGTTTATCCATGTCGAGCTCAAAATTGTCATTTGCA GCTGATTGAAGTTCAAACATTGAATTTATCTTATAATCATTTGACTGGAACAATACTAAAGACAATTGGGAGAATGAAAAAGCTGGAATCTCTTGATCTCTCTAATAATAAGCTTTTTGGCGAAATTCAAGAAAACATGGCTAACTTGTCTTTTTTGAGTTATTTTAACCtatcattcaacaatttttcTGGACAAATTCCAATAGGGACTCAACTTCAAAGTTTTAGTGTATCAAGCTATGATGGGAACCCG GAAATGAAGACCAAACACTATTGA